ggGACAGGTTCGAATAAGGTaaattaaggtcgattaaggtggatgaaggaggattaaggcaGAGTAAGgcggattaaggaggattaagattGATAAAGGTTGACTAAGGTTGACTAAGGTGggttaaggtggatgaaggaggataataataataatgctttaTTATTTCTACAGAACACAGTACATTCGTCAGGCCTGCCAAACCATCATTGGGCTTGACTGACAAAATGTGACAGGTAGTACAAGTAGAAACATATAACCTTTAGAAGGGAGCGCATTAGTGAATTAATTTTTTTGTCGCAAAGAACAGCGCAATGACCATAAGCAGTAATCCTGTATCGGACTACACTGTTAGATAACTCATGCGCTGTGGTTTTCCTTACTGATAAAAGTATGAGGTGGCGACTTTGGTAAAGTAAGCACAGCACTGAGCGAGGCCTTTCATATACATAAGCAATGTGCGAATTCCATGAAAGATCACTGTCAAAACACAAACCGATGTAATTTACGGATGATGTGAAGCCGATAGCGTCGCAAGAACATGAATACATTGCGATCTGTGTAATATTACTCTCCTAGTCAGGTGAACTTTCTTTAAGGGGCTTCGAAGGCAGACGAGTTGCATTTTTAATACGTTAATCTTAATTAAATTGGTTGCCAACCAGTTCATTGCCTTCGTTGCTGATTCTTGTAAAAGAGAAGCTGCATGAGAATAATGATTTGCACGAGAGACTAATACTGTATCGTCTGCATATTGGAATGTTTTAATGGGGATTGCATTATACAGATCGTTAACATAAATGTTAAATACGAGGGGGCTTAGTATTGAAATTTGTAGAACACCGGCTTTGATTGGCGAAACGCTGCTGTGAAAATTTTGAACTGAGACATAGTGATACCGGTCCCGTAGAAAATTATCGAGAAGTGACAGAAATAACCCACGGAATCCCATCATCGAAAGTTTCGTTAACAATAAGTCATGACAGACGCTATCAAAAGGTTTGCTTACGTCAAGAAACAATGTGCACGCTACCTGGTTACCTTCTAAACAGAAATTCATGAAGTCGGAAAAAATCATTCATAAGCGCCTGAGTGCCTTTGCCTTTTATAAAGCCATATTGCTGCGGTGACAATATGGTGTCAGTGTAAAGGAAGCTGTTCATAGTTAGAAGTATATGTTTCTCTAATATTTGTGTCAAGCAAGCTAAAATTGATATAGGCCGACAGGTTGCAACTTTGCCTCGAGATCCTTTCTTATATAGTGGTATAATGATTGCCGTTTTCATTCTGACAGGAATATCGCCGCATGACCAGATGTAATTAATCATTTCTAGGAAAACGGTGTTGATGCAGCCATAGTTTCTTCGAAGCTCAGGAGATGCCATCGGTACCTACAGATTTGTTGTTTCGAACTAAAAAGAATTGTTTTTGGGTCACAATCAGTCAGAAGCGGCAAATAAGCCGATTACAGGCTGATCATTTTTAATGTGCATGAATCTGGTTTTTTACCAGTACCTCTCAGGTCATTCAATAGAGGCCAAGTTCAGCTGACATCCATTCATCGTTAGCGCTGCGTTGTTTAACTGTTATAATTCGAGTAGATTCTCTCCTATAGCTATCAATAGTTAGGATGAAGGTAGATTGAGGATTACTAAAATGGATTAAGGTCTATCAAGgtagattaaagtggattaaggtttaATAAGCTGTGTTAAGGAGGATTAGGATTGATTAGGGTAGATTAACATCGATCAGGGTGGATTACGGtagatgaaggaggattaaggtagaATATGGTGTCTTTGTCTCGATGCTTAATAGCAAATATATAGTCAGACATATATACCATTTCGTCATTTTAGAAGAGCACATTACCACTTCGCTGGTCGTCCTTCTTCCCAGAGTGGAAGGGCAATCAATGTTTTATGATTCTACTGGCAACAAACACTTCAACAGAACAGCTTCAGGCATATAAACTTATATTGCGTTTGGTGACATTAGCTTAAAGGGTCTAAAGGGTAGATGAAGAACTGTAAAAATATGCTATTTGTTTACATGTTGCGTCTAACCATGATTGTACATGCGGGCCAAATAAGCAGAACAACCAGAGCAAGTGTAGAGGCCATTGAAGATAAAGCATGTTAGCAGCACCTACTAAACCAGGTCTATTAGAAGTGCAGGTCGGTGGGACAGCCGAAGGAGGTTTAAACAAATTTTGCTGGAGTGGCAGCCCCCACAGTTACCAGCGCAGGTGAAGCCACACATTGCTTATACTTCTATTGTGAAAGTGGGCCATGACAGCTGAAATGTGCTCACAGCTCACGtccttttggtcagttattgcaaatgcCTAGGTTGatttgaaattaaaagctcgaCGTTTTCGCTTAAAACCTTGCCTTTGGCTGTGTATTAAAATGATGATGTGTCAGAAAATTtcaaacatcaattgcgatagcaaatttgaagagagctatacggagtaatgatagcagctttatcagctgtataaacttggacatgcagcagcaccggcaacacgcagaactgttgtcgacgccgtcggcgttttgcccgcgttcgctcaaaatgcgtgcggcgttggtgactgttgccggagcctctgatataaataggcacttggtgccgcagctaaacgtcgcctcccttccctccccctccccccctcatggcctttcgtgcgtcggaagaaggcacgtttgctctacatatatggtgattgtagaggaggaaagagacgcctactattgcagcccttaagagagcacagagcagaacgcgcgtttgttctccgccgtgcgttcactccccgtgaaagcgcgcgtccctcgcgccctttcactcgcacatacagcgttcggcgcgcggcgacgatttcatctccattgacgtcatacggaacctcacggcgacggcgacggcagaaatctgcttttgagtgtccatataattgctatcgcaataaaaatgtttaggctttcttctgaaaccagtgacagaaagaaAGACGTACAACAATATCCGCACGGCTAAATGCACCATCTTaaaacagcacggagtgggaagaaagtgcGTGGTATATTCTCCGGtatttcctaacgttattgcttgcctctggtaagatggcggcggtccaGGCTTCATCACCtgtggagaaaatgggggtaagcgaggcTTGTCGTGTGTGTAGGTGACCGTGGTGATATTCttcttttttatctctctctctctctctatatatatatatatatatatatattgtaaaagcgtttattgcacgcaagcgttagggctgaccgtccgatcagttcagggaaccgcgagcgcgagcggcgtagtccgagctatgcgctggagagactgacccactagacagcgctggtaaagatgccccactgcatcgatcgtccctcttcttctctacaattaccccggggacgaaaaagggagccgtccggcaaCCTAACAGTTCGacactattaggggatcataatacggcttgaggcgctcgacgttgacaatgtcgcgtccgcgatggcgcatgtcggaagatggttcaacgggctcaatcacatagttgacgggtgatgcacgctggacgatgcggtagggaccttcatacttagacattaacttggaagacagaccaggtgccgcggaaggaactgagagccacacaagcgctccaggaagaaaggtgggcgcagaggtggtgtcaccgcgagtgttcttctggcgctcttggtcattggaggtaaaagcccgggcgaggtcgcggcactattcggcatgtctcaccgtatcagaaatgggcgcacattcagatgcgtcagggcggtatggtagcattgtgtcgatggtgtgcgatgggtgccggccatacaataagaaatatggcgaaaaaccagtagtgctctgcgtagcggtattgtacgcgtaggtgacgaagggcagaatggcgtcccagtttgtgtggtcggaggagacgtacattgagatcatgtcgccgagcgtacggttgaaccgttccgtgagtccattggtttgaggatggtacgctgtTGTGCGATGagcaacgtggcactctttgagaatagcttcaactacttcggagaggaagacacgtccgcggtcactgagcagctcctggggtggcccatgacgtaggatgaatcgacgaagcaggaaggaggcgacgtcacgcgctgtagctgccggaagtgccgcagtttcagcgtatcgcgtaaggttgtcaaccgccacaatggcccagcggtttccagccgatgtcatgggaaggggcccgtacaaatctataccgacgcgcccaaagggccgggtggggcaaggtaaaggttgcagcccagctggagagaggcgaggtgaagatttccggcgctggcaatcgggacaagagcgtacgaacttttgaacgtagctgtacatccctcgccagtagtaccgctgttgaaggcgctggtaagtcttgaaaacgccagaatgggcacactggggatcggcgtggaaagctgcgcatatttcggaacgcaggctgcgaggcactaacaaccactggcggccgtcggagctgtaattgcgccggtgaagcaggtcgtcgcgaatggcgaaatggtgagcttgacggcgcaacgcgcgggttgttgacctggtcgatggatcagagagccagcctataagcgacgcaatccaggggtccttgcgctgctcagaagcgatggtgcgaaggtcgatggaagacgcagtcaaccgagatatattgttgtcagccaagggagagcgcgagagggcatcggcgtccgagtgctgtcgtccgctgcggtagagtacgcggatgtcgtagtcttgcaggcgaagcgcccaacgtgcaagacgaccggacggatctttcaatgacgccagccaacatagtgcgtggtggtccgtgatgacatcaaatgggcggccatacaaaaagttgtcgcagtttcacctgaaaggcgaaccatcaattgcgatagcaaatttgtagagagctatacggagtaatgatattagctttatcagctgtatgaacttggacatgcagcagcaccggcaaaatataaataggcacttggtgccgcagctaaacgtcgcctcccttccctccccctcccccccccccccccggcctctcgcgcgtcggaagaaggcgcgtttgctctacatatatggtgattgtaaaggaggaaagagacgcctacttctgcagcccttaatggagcacggcgcagaacgcgcgtttgttctccgccgtgcgttcactccccgtgaaagcgcgcgcccctcgcgccctttcactcgcacatacagcgttcggcgcgcggcgacgatttcatctccattgacgtcatacggaacctcacggcgacggcgacggcgacgacgacggcagaaatctgcttttgagtgtccatataattgctatcgcaataatatggccggaacttagtaagagcccagatgatcgtgACACATcctttttctgtcacggtgtaattgttctcggctttcgtaagcgttcggctggcataaggcgacgacatactcagggaactcttgcttgcgttgcgcgaggacagcgccaaggccaacaccgctggcatctgtgtggacctctgtaggggccgtcgggtcgtagtggtgccaaactgggggggggggggggggggggggggggggaagtcagcaaacgacgaagactcgtgaacgcctcgtcgcagtcTAATGACCatgaggtgaggagcccgttcatccctaggagcttcgtcaggggcgatatgatggcggcgaaattccgaatgaagcgtctgaagtatgagcatagaccgaTAAAACTGCGCAATTATTtaatggacgttggcttggggaattcggcaacggcacgaagtttgtcggggtaggggagaattccgtccttggatacgacatagccaaggatcgtgagttgccgtgctgcaaatcggcacttctttatgtttaattgtaggccggcgttcgataaacacgtcaaaacacgctgGAGGCGTTCAAGGTGCGTGgggaagtcgggcgcgaaaacgacaatgtcgtcaatatcacgacctactggaactacagacctgcacagatgtccggcttctatgggagcagcttgcgcccactttcgttcaaccggtggccataggtggcacttttataacctgttcgtctgctactcggcgggtggctgggcggcgtgtgtgcgcctgctcttctgtagcgggctgctagcatatgtgataatttcttacgaagacaacagctacagtatgtcaaaattgtttaagtgtactcattgtagtggtatgtaataacgcgtaaaatagtacaTGAATTCTTCCTAGGTTcggaaatttcgcgccgctccacacaagaaaaaaaaaacaactcactgatggagtgattgcttacgtgtttgttcggcccgtccAATATGCATCgtaaagcttttatgaaactgtgaaaactgatgctagagtccttgctttgttcttaTTTACACGATGGCACACAGCAATATACcacaatgtgatcgtttacgttatcccaactgtaattaactcaagcaagctgcgtGTAGCTATGGCTGAAGTtccatgccttctgcagcgtctgctgattcacgcagtttgtgtgtggtctacGTATACATATCGTccgcgtgattcttttaaatgtccttgttcatatcaatacatcaagttctttattattgtatttcttcattactccattgtactatatttcatcctatgaatcttctggtaatcagattttttccCTCTACTGTGACAAGATAGcgcaaacatgtgtgccactttaagcctcgcagaactgtgtccatcatgcgctcgaatgtggcgggcgcattacagagtccaaaaggcatgacgtgaaaatcgtacaagccgtcgggcgtgataaaggctgttttcggtcgatcgacttcttccataggcacttgccaactacccggagcgcaaatccagagatgaaaagaactcggctccttgcaggcagtcaattgcgtcgtctatacgtggcaggggatagacgtccttgcgagtgatcttgttcagccggcgataatcgacgcaaaaccttacggagccgtccttctttgtaacaagtacgacaggagaagcccatggacttttcgaaggtcgaattacttcgcgccgaagcatgtcgtcgacttgctcggtaatcacacgacgttcgctggcagaaacgcgatacgggcgttgtcgcaatggtgggtgagagccagtgccGATGTGGTGtgttacagttgaagtccgacccaaggaagcttgcgccacgtcgaaagacgaacgaaattcttccaagaggtacagcagctgggaacgctgggccgctgtaagggttccagcgatggaagaaccaaatacatctctgggcaatgcgtcagatgtagaaacagcactgagcgtacggtaggtggcgcaattcgggtagtcgggcacgtcgataacttgcacgtcgtcgatggcttccacggtaccaacacattctcctcggagcagcatgacagggtatgggcacgggttacaaacgaaaattgtgctagtgccctcgatgatgtccacggtcgcaaacggtagcaacaggcccttccgtgcgaggaaacggccagacggcgaaagtaatgcaatggcgtccgagaggccactgcagcgcatggacatgatcattgaggcgttgggagcaacctgagtgtcggcttcaacgatcagtttcctggaaagcggcggagcgtcagttggcgtcaaatctagcagcggcgatagttctatttcggcctgtgcgcaatcgataacggcattgtggcgcgagagaaaatcccagccgaggatgacatcgtgagagcaggaggaaaggatgaagaattctatggcgtagacaacgtcctgaatttctacacgagcagtgcaagacgccaagggtcgaatatgctgagcactggctgtgcgaagggatagtccggacaggggcgtcgtgactttccgaagtaagcggcaaagtgtagcgttcatcacacatacggctgctcctgtgtccacaagtgcagacgcgcggacaccgtcgacaaacacgtctatcacatttaatgggctgcaatgaggacttgtgcaatTCGACGTtgacgcagcccttgcctcttggactgcgactgttagttttcctcatcccgagtaACGGGatgaggccgcatcggcgacaacgAGCCCCGgcgtggagatggggaacggcgggtgttcggcggcgggcggtatgtcggtgacacaccggaaggtgggtcgtaagatggacggggcgaacggtttggcatggatgatgcgacgctgggcggctgcacacgattacagaaacgagccacgtgaccggcgtagccgcaggcaaagcatataggccggttgtcagacgtacgccaccggttcgctgtggctggtcccgcccacgtcggagcacgccctgtatggagcggctggtgatatgactgtatagcgggctgcactggtgacctagccacgacgtcggcataagtgaggggcacaggcgcagagtgggtggggcctcgcgacgacctcagcgtagctgagtggtgctggTGCCAGAGACTTTTGGGGtggagccacgacctcggtgtagctgagtggcacaggcgcaggaacatggtggcgttggatgggcaatacgtcggcgatttcttgctcgatggcgcggcggagcggaggcacgatagtcgaagcgggctgtggcacattcggcggctgagcgaagggtacgtaccaaggagagttggcgcgctacttcctcccgaatgaatgccttcatttccgcaagcagtgcggtctggtcgaaggtggtagccagaccagcgatgtgttcgtcgcgtgaggaagaccgacgagtcaatgagcgctgcctacgtagctcctcgtaactttggcataacgtaacaatctctgtgacggattgggggttcttggcgagcagcatgttgaaagcggcgtcctcggttcccttcataacgtttctgattttgtctgattccgacatcgtcgcgtccacgcgcttacacaagtccaggatatcttcgatatagatagtgaaggactctcctggctgttgggctcgttctcgcaagcgggattctgcttgtaccttgcgcgcagcaggacgaccaaacacagctattaacgaggtcctgaacgcggaccatgtaggaatttccgtctcgtggttgttgcaccagaggcttgccacgccggcgaggtaaaagaacacgttgcttagtttcgcggcatcgtcccatttattgatgacgcttactcgctcgtacgtggacagccagtcctccacgtcgctGTCATCTGTGCCGccgaaaacaggaggatccttgtggcgaggtagaccagagcacacgacggagggtgtaggaggcgtttgctgggtcgtcggctgagatgcgtcctgtgtgagggctgggcgtgatggctgaggcgtgaaggctgaggcgtgaaggctgaggcgagaataacagggtaacacttatttattagaaaacatagtggcacgcgccaaaaaccatgaccgtccgtggcggcggtcgtagcgaacgGGAGAGAGAGCCCTGCCTCCtttgggcttggcgttgagtcggcgtaacagcgctgtaggtggcgctagcgatgagataggcggcacatgcgggcgctcacatcccaccccagtctgactgaccacgtctcgtggtcaattgcttctgcacactgtcacacgcacgataccacacccacacacatgcgcgggaacgctgcaacttcactcgagcacaaagtcgtcgaggtggctcggtagacatcgagtgcgttggggccgttgaggctgttgctgctctgtAGAGGCGATAAACACCATTGAAGCGAGGTGCTATTTTCTCATTGGCAACCGGAGCCTGTCGTCTCACCCAGACCATATCACCGACGGTAAAGGTGTGAGAACGGTGGCTGCGGTCGCAGCGCTCTTTGCGTGCACCTTGGGCTGCTTCCGAATTGGCGGCTGCTTCGGAGCGCTGCACTGTTGTGTCGAGGATGCGCTCGGCAAGGGCGGAGTGCTGGAACGGAGGATGGTGTTGGAGTGGAATCTTCGGTACGTAGCCATAGAGAAGCTGAAATGGCGTAACGTTCGTGCTGGCATTCATGGACGTGTTTACTGCAAATGCTGCCTCTTGAAGTTTGGTAGGCCATGACAGTGGTTCCATTGCACAGATCTTGCGGAGAGCTGCCAGGAGAGTTCCATTGCTTCTCTCGACTAAGCCATTGCCCTCAGGTCGATAGGCAGTTGTGAAATGGAGCTCCACGTAATGAAGACTCATGAAGCGCTTGAACTCATTGGATTCGAAGGCTGAGCCATGGTTAGCACCTGCCAAACGGGACAAGTGGTCGGCTACAACGTTTTGGCGTCCTGGCTGATGTCGCACGGTGAAATCGAACTCTACTGTAAAGTCCATGAGCATAGAAGTGAACCGACGAGATGGCCGCACGTTGGACGTTAAGCAGGCAACAGTCCAGTTGTCTGTGACCAGAGAGAATTTTCTGCCTTGGAGGTATTGGCGGAACTTCACAGTTATTGCCCCGTGCACGGCGATATACTCCCATACATTGCTGTGCAGTTTTCGTAACTCCAACGTAAGtccacggctggcgtaggcaatgacacattCTCTGGTGTCTTGGATTTGCGATAACACTGCTCCAATGGCTTCCTGCGAAGCGTCTGTGGTTAGCGTTGTGGTTGCCatggggtcgaagtgcgccaaaagggGAGGCTGGGTGAGGGCGAGCTGGCTGTCAACGCGAGCCGGTGGAATGTCAGGATGAATGTGCACGAGCGCCGTGTCGGAAGCGCGGAAGTTTGACACTAGAGGAGCGCTACTTGAGGGCAACGTTTGGGCTGCTAACGCTTGCCATGGTGGCTGTTCTGGCAACGGCAACGGATCACGTTGTAGGCAGTCTTTGGAACTGGGCCTGGTTTCAGGAAAAAGGACGGACCTTGTTGGGATCACAGCATTTGCCATTCTTGAGACTAGCTTTTGGTTTGTGGTAATGGTGATATTCGTGGCTGTATGCTGCAACTGCGCTGGCTTCGGAGGCTCAAAGATGAGACGTGCCTGCGCTGCCGAGAACCAATCCTCACCAAGAATGAGGGGGAGTACATTATCTTCTaaaacagcagcttcaacaactcctgtggcggggccgatggatatcttcaaaaatgcagcaccaacaggtagcactgtgcttcctcctaccaccacgagtggaggctcggtccatgggatgatcatgcttgcaggtacacgagctttagagattaatgtcaccttggacccagagtcaggaaacgcttcacactcaccgactccactgagagttgcgttgaagaaggggcattgctgttgtgagccgtcaagcggaacgggtgcactgtgcagtgctgggggctgctgtgtcttgggcatggttggagacgctggtgatgataagcggctggtgcgtgtagggcacttggatgccagatgacccaaggcatgacattggtagcagacagcttgagacaggtcttgaccgctacgaaaagctggagcgccatactgtgccgaaatagctgcataagtagcttcttgttgctcggcaggcagctctgaaatgcgcgtttttggtgtggcccctcgggaggactgtggtgtcgattggtctgagcgaggctgctggcgctctgcgggcttagcggcacgaaagggttgcgacggcggcaaaacAGAACCGGCAAATGGTGACGGGCTTGCTTTGGCGTGTAGATGTTGCGCACTCTTGTCGAGGCTGGTGCAAGTAGAAATAAACTTAGCTACCGTGGGCGGCCGGTTGGCTGCTATGGCGGCGAGGATGTGTTGTTCCCGTAAACCATGCAGCAGGTAGTCAATCTTTTGGGCCTCAGAAAGGTTAACGGGGCAACGCTCAATGATCTTCAACTTGGCAAAGGCATATTGGTGTAAGCTTTGGGATGGGGCCTGGGTTACCCTCATGACCTGCTCTTGCCACTCAATGAGGGACAATTCTGTACAAAATGTGTCCTTCAGGGCGGCACTCCACGTGGCCCAGGTGCTGTACTGGTTGCCGAACGTGAGATGCCAGTCTCGCGCCGTGCCTTTCAGCTTGCTAGCTGCGATCAGGCgtgtggtggcgtcgtcccacgagGCGAGCTGCTGCACTCGGCGTACGTCGTCAAGCCATGTATTGACACTGTGGCTGTGCAAACCTGCGAATTGCGGGATGGacgatgacaggtctggcagtgtcgtcaccgttgttgcagggcgaggtagctgctggaacagcatggcgAGGCTCTGTAGAGTGGCTGGGTCCAGCGTCAAAGACGCCGCAGCGTTCGAGGCGGATTCATTCGTTTCAACCGAGGGGGTAGCTTCACGCTGCTGCTGAATGTCGGCTTGCAAACGCTGAAAGAGCTCCTCTTTCGAACCTGTGATATCCAGCTGTCGACGGGCCAATTCTTCGCGTATAAGGTCGACGCCGAGGCGCGACATGGTCACCGGGTCGAGATTCTGCCACACAATTCCGGGCATGATGCACCGCGAAACGaggctgggcgcacgggagactgggcgagtgatcgctaagcctagttgtcgactagggctagtcaacattcacggcactcttcatatgacggccgtgctttacacagacgagcggtaaaatggcaggagtatcttcaggcgtgagtcttcggcggcgtgagtgcgtaagtacaatgacgaatgcagttgagaaggcgtactgaccggcgttcgacgctggcgttgttgctggcgttcgacgctggcgttcgaaaggcgttcttgcgctgccgtggctgaatggcttggctgaggttcggggtcgactgcgccagatgtgagggctgggcgtgatggctgaggcgtgaaggctgaggcgtgaaggctgaggcgtgaaggctgaggcgagaataacagggtaacacttatttattagaaaacatagtggcacgcgccaaaaaccatgaccgtccgtggcggcggtcgtagcgaacgGGAGAGAGAGCCCTGCCTCCtttgggcttggcgttgagtcggcgtaacagcgctgtaggtggcgctagcgatgagataggcggcacatgcgggcgctcacacctgagacatggttgaggagagggtacgggatcgaagctccaggatgcgttcgagcgtagcactctccaccacttgtaaaggcgtttattgcacgcaagcgttagggctgaccgtccgatcagttcagggaaccgcgagcggcgtagtccgagcgatgcgctggacagactgacccactagacagcgctggtaaagatgccccactgcatcgtccctcttcttcactacaatatatatatatatatatatatatatatatatatatatatatatatatatatatatatatatatatgaacgagaagaaagggaaccgaggtgcCCGATTt
This Dermacentor silvarum isolate Dsil-2018 chromosome 6, BIME_Dsil_1.4, whole genome shotgun sequence DNA region includes the following protein-coding sequences:
- the LOC125946291 gene encoding uncharacterized protein LOC125946291, with amino-acid sequence MLTSPSRQLGLAITRPVSRAPSLVSRCIMPGIVWQNLDPVTMSRLGVDLIREELARRQLDITGSKEELFQRLQADIQQQREATPSVETNESASNAAASLTLDPATLQSLAMLFQQLPRPATTVTTLPDLSSSIPQFAGLHSHSVNTWLDDVRRVQQLASWDDATTRLIAASKLKGTARDWHLTFGNQYSTWATWSAALKDTFCTELSLIEWQEQVMRVTQAPSQSLHQYAFAKLKIIERCPVNLSEAQKIDYLLHGLREQHILAAIAANRPPTVAKFISTCTSLDKSAQHLHAKASPSPFAGSVLPPSQPFRPVPKTAYNVIRCRCQNSHHGKR